A window of Pyrobaculum aerophilum str. IM2 contains these coding sequences:
- a CDS encoding ribbon-helix-helix domain-containing protein — MPRSKSQDKMSLISVHVPKKMLEELDELVRRGIFPNRSEAIRAALRDLLYKEVFKVKTAREEEKEEELPISLVRGR; from the coding sequence ATGCCTAGGAGCAAGAGCCAGGACAAGATGTCGTTAATATCAGTGCACGTGCCGAAGAAAATGCTTGAGGAGCTCGACGAGCTCGTCAGGAGGGGGATATTCCCCAATAGGAGCGAGGCAATAAGGGCCGCTCTCCGCGATTTGTTATACAAAGAGGTCTTTAAAGTCAAGACGGCTAGGGAGGAGGAGAAGGAGGAGGAACTCCCCATTTCTCTTGTAAGAGGGAGGTAG
- a CDS encoding DUF1512 domain-containing protein translates to MFAQATGYDPMWFIISMLIWFALIFMLQDLQMWRYLSQVSGFLSYLGQLLNAASANVLNALDKVKRKEVQRAELESTLKKMVDFAVIEPTALDPNGIVPKFKHILNTYVDTYEGEIRRLVEDGVLVKNLTTAVEALRYMNFIYKIVDHYYKTARKYKAFYLVIQLTMLLPLLKELTDTVNEAVNSFIKGVPIGDSAGPLVAYNVLSQCGGVVYHHDVKDTVVAECEYQGRKLYVIKAKGSGSTVGRLDEAVEYVFQRLDARPKYIVTIDAALRLEGERTGEIAEGIGVAMGGVGVEKFNIESYATKYGVPLYAFLIKMRQSEALTTMTSDIYNAVGQTTKRVLDFILNNVAPGESVLVIGVGNTVGVGQPFEGAAS, encoded by the coding sequence ATGTTTGCCCAAGCAACAGGGTACGACCCGATGTGGTTTATAATATCAATGCTAATTTGGTTTGCGCTGATATTCATGTTACAAGACTTGCAAATGTGGAGATATCTCAGCCAGGTAAGCGGCTTTTTATCATACTTGGGACAGCTGTTAAACGCCGCCTCGGCTAATGTATTAAATGCCTTGGACAAGGTAAAAAGAAAGGAGGTGCAGAGGGCTGAGCTCGAATCCACTCTTAAGAAAATGGTGGATTTCGCAGTGATAGAGCCGACGGCGCTTGACCCCAACGGAATAGTTCCTAAGTTTAAACATATTCTTAACACCTACGTGGATACTTACGAGGGCGAGATACGGAGGCTTGTTGAAGACGGGGTGTTAGTAAAGAACTTAACCACGGCGGTGGAGGCGCTTAGGTACATGAACTTCATATACAAAATAGTCGACCACTATTACAAGACTGCGAGGAAGTATAAGGCCTTTTACTTGGTGATACAGCTCACGATGTTACTGCCTCTTTTAAAAGAGCTGACTGACACAGTCAACGAGGCGGTTAACTCTTTCATAAAAGGCGTTCCCATTGGGGACAGCGCAGGCCCCCTGGTGGCGTACAACGTCTTAAGCCAGTGTGGCGGCGTTGTGTATCACCACGACGTGAAGGACACCGTTGTGGCCGAGTGCGAATACCAGGGGAGAAAGCTGTACGTAATAAAAGCCAAGGGGTCTGGAAGCACTGTTGGAAGGCTGGACGAGGCTGTTGAGTACGTCTTCCAGAGGCTAGACGCCAGGCCTAAATACATAGTGACTATAGACGCGGCTTTGAGGCTGGAGGGAGAGAGGACGGGGGAAATTGCCGAGGGCATAGGCGTGGCAATGGGCGGCGTTGGCGTAGAGAAATTCAACATTGAGTCGTACGCCACGAAATACGGAGTGCCGCTCTACGCCTTCTTAATTAAAATGAGACAGTCAGAGGCCTTGACCACAATGACCAGCGATATATACAACGCAGTGGGCCAGACCACAAAAAGAGTTCTTGACTTTATATTAAACAACGTGGCCCCAGGCGAGTCTGTGTTAGTAATAGGCGTGGGCAATACTGTCGGCGTGGGCCAGCCCTTTGAAGGCGCCGCCTCTTAA